Proteins encoded by one window of Rhodamnia argentea isolate NSW1041297 chromosome 6, ASM2092103v1, whole genome shotgun sequence:
- the LOC115744904 gene encoding probable aspartic proteinase GIP2: protein MATSSSFVLSSLILCLVSSQTLATTSFRPKALVIPVTKDSSKLQYTTQIKQRTPLVPVKLTIDVGGNFQWVNCESGYVSSSYRPVSCDSPICKASGSGACETACYSPPGPGCYNNTCSHIPDNPLSSWGIGGGEMASDTAVVQSTDGRAVGKAVVVPGVVFTCGTTSLLEGLSAGALGMAGLGRSEVSLPVQFASVFKFPKTFAMCLSSSSSSNGVIFFGDGPYVFLPNVEVSKSLMYTPLILNPVSTAGSYFEGNPSTDYFINLTSIKINGKAVPLNAALLNITAGNGGTKISTVKPYTVMETSIFKAFVKVFRHEAKNLTKVSSVKPFKYCFSSKNTPSTRVGPAVPIIDLLMHSSSVYWRIFGANSMVQVKEHVICLGFVDGGSNPRTSIVIGGYQLEDNLVQIDLEKARLGFSSSLLFKQTTCSNFNFTSSA, encoded by the exons ATGGCCACTTCATCTAGTTTCGTTCTATCTTCTTTGATCTTGTGCTTGGTCTCTTCCCAAACCCTAGCCACCACAAGCTTTCGGCCCAAAGCACTGGTTATTCCCGTGACCAAAGACTCCTCAAAGCTCCAATACACAACCCAAATCAAGCAAAGGACCCCACTTGTGCCCGTCAAGCTGACCATCGATGTCGGTGGGAATTTCCAGTGGGTGAATTGCGAAAGTGGCTATGTGTCGTCTTCCTATAGGCCGGTCTCTTGTGACTCTCCGATCTGCAAGGCTTCAGGGTCGGGTGCTTGCGAGACGGCATGTTACTCTCCTCCTGGACCCGGCTGCTACAACAACACCTGCAGCCACATCCCTGACAACCCGTTGAGCAGCTGGGGCATCGGCGGGGGTGAGATGGCCTCCGACACTGCTGTCGTCCAGTCCACCGATGGCAGGGCGGTCGGGAAGGCGGTTGTGGTGCCGGGGGTGGTCTTCACATGTGGTACAACTTCGCTGCTCGAGGGCCTGTCCGCCGGTGCTCTG GGAATGGCCGGGCTCGGACGATCTGAAGTTTCCCTCCCTGTCCAATTTGCTTCTGTTTTCAAATTTCCGAAAACATTTGCCATGTGCTTGAGCTCTTCTTCAAGCTCCAATGGGGTCATATTCTTCGGCGACGGCCCATACGTGTTCCTCCCTAACGTCGAGGTCTCTAAGTCACTCATGTACACCCCACTAATCCTCAACCCAGTAAGCACGGCAGGATCTTATTTCGAGGGTAATCCGTCAACCGACTACTTTATAAACCTCACCTCCATCAAGATCAACGGAAAAGCAGTCCCACTGAATGCGGCCTTACTGAACATCACTGCCGGCAACGGAGGGACAAAGATCAGCACCGTTAAGCCATACACGGTTATGGAAACCTCGATCTTCAAGGCCTTTGTGAAGGTGTTCAGACATGAGGCCAAGAACTTGACTAAGGTATCGTCTGTTAAGCCATTCAAGTACTGCTTCAGCTCCAAGAACACCCCAAGCACGAGAGTGGGGCCGGCCGTACCGATCATTGATCTGTTGATGCACAGCAGCAGCGTCTATTGGAGGATCTTCGGAGCGAATTCGATGGTGCAAGTGAAGGAACACGTCATATGCTTAGGTTTCGTTGACGGCGGTTCAAACCCGAGAACATCCATTGTGATTGGTGGGTATCAATTGGAGGATAATCTTGTTCAGATCGACTTGGAGAAAGCGAGGCTTGGATTTAGCTCCTCTCTTCTATTCAAGCAAACTACCTGTTCCAACTTCAACTTCACTTCCAGCGCGTGA